In Aeromicrobium marinum DSM 15272, one genomic interval encodes:
- a CDS encoding dihydrolipoamide acetyltransferase family protein → MSEFRLPDVGEGLTEADIVTWHVAVGDVVAVNDVLVDIETAKSIVELPSPFAGEVTELLVEEGRTVTVGTPIVRIGAPASGADAGAETSQDTAAPERHGVLVGYGPREGRPHRRRRRTSSAVDAPVVAPVASRPLAKPPVRKLAKDLGVDLTEVPCDGVVTRADVEAFARDREQAVTPVAPPGGDRRVPVTGVRRATAEAMVASAFTAPHVTEWVTVDVSRTMALLERLRSDRAWSEVSLTPLALVARAVCLALRRTPELTGAWDGDAITYPEQVDLGIAAATERGLVVPNIRGADALDLRGLATALSELTATARAGRVQPADLAGGTFTITNIGVFGIDAGTPILNPGQSGILAVGAINRRPWVDEHDQVVPRWVTTLALSFDHRVVDGEQGSRFLADVASVLRDPDLALTW, encoded by the coding sequence ATGAGCGAGTTCAGGCTCCCCGACGTCGGCGAGGGTCTCACCGAGGCCGACATCGTCACCTGGCACGTCGCGGTCGGCGACGTGGTCGCGGTCAACGACGTCCTGGTCGACATCGAGACCGCCAAGTCGATCGTCGAGCTGCCCAGCCCCTTCGCGGGGGAGGTGACCGAGCTGCTCGTCGAGGAGGGTCGAACCGTCACCGTGGGCACGCCGATCGTCCGCATCGGCGCCCCCGCGTCCGGGGCGGACGCAGGGGCGGAGACGTCCCAGGACACCGCTGCGCCCGAGCGCCACGGGGTGCTCGTGGGCTACGGACCACGCGAGGGCCGCCCTCATCGCCGGCGCCGTCGTACGTCGTCGGCCGTGGACGCGCCGGTCGTGGCCCCGGTTGCGTCCCGCCCGTTGGCGAAGCCGCCGGTCCGCAAGCTGGCCAAGGACCTGGGGGTCGACCTGACCGAGGTGCCGTGCGACGGTGTCGTGACCCGCGCCGACGTCGAGGCGTTCGCCCGGGACCGGGAGCAGGCCGTGACGCCCGTGGCCCCGCCCGGTGGCGACCGCCGTGTCCCTGTCACGGGGGTGCGCCGGGCGACCGCGGAGGCGATGGTGGCCTCGGCGTTCACCGCGCCTCACGTCACCGAGTGGGTCACGGTCGACGTCAGCCGCACCATGGCGCTGCTCGAGCGGCTGCGCTCCGACCGTGCGTGGAGCGAGGTGTCGTTGACGCCGCTCGCGCTGGTGGCGCGTGCCGTCTGTCTGGCGTTGCGCCGCACACCCGAGCTGACCGGGGCGTGGGACGGTGACGCGATCACCTACCCGGAGCAGGTCGACCTCGGCATCGCGGCCGCGACCGAGCGGGGGCTGGTGGTGCCCAACATCCGCGGCGCCGACGCCCTCGATCTGAGGGGTCTCGCCACCGCTCTGTCGGAACTGACGGCCACGGCGCGGGCGGGCCGGGTCCAGCCGGCCGATCTGGCCGGTGGCACCTTCACCATCACCAACATCGGCGTGTTCGGCATCGACGCGGGCACCCCGATCCTGAACCCGGGACAGTCCGGCATCCTGGCCGTCGGGGCGATCAACCGGCGGCCGTGGGTCGACGAGCACGACCAGGTGGTGCCCCGCTGGGTCACGACGCTCGCGCTGAGCTTCGACCACCGCGTCGTCGACGGTGAGCAGGGCTCGCGGTTCCTCGCCGACGTCGCGTCGGTGCTGCGCGACCCGGACCTCGCGCTCACCTGGTGA
- a CDS encoding DUF2945 domain-containing protein, translating to MTITKGDRVQWNTSQGPTYGTADEKRTSRFQHDRQQFNASDDDPYWIVTSEKTGATAAHRESSLTKT from the coding sequence ATGACGATCACCAAGGGCGACCGCGTGCAGTGGAACACCTCCCAGGGGCCGACGTACGGCACCGCCGACGAGAAGCGGACCTCGCGTTTCCAGCACGACCGGCAGCAGTTCAACGCCTCGGACGACGATCCCTACTGGATCGTCACGTCGGAGAAGACCGGTGCCACCGCCGCCCACCGGGAGTCCAGCCTCACGAAGACCTGA
- a CDS encoding thiamine pyrophosphate-dependent dehydrogenase E1 component subunit alpha yields MTAPVHHPTGPEPVQLLTPEGIRTDHPDHVFDGDTAAVAALYRDLVLVRRVDTEAYALQRHGELGLWPPSLGQEACQVGSARALRRQDFAFPTYRDHGVAWSRGVPPEKLLGLYRGVSLGGWDPADHGYALPAIIIGAQTLHAAGYAMGVTFDGDVGTGDPDRDTAVIAYLGDGATSQGDVNEALDWAAVFGLPVVFLIENNQYAISSPVARQSAVPLAQRAEGFGLPGVRVDGNDVLACHAVTSAALTRARDGEGATLIEAVTYRMGAHTTSDDPGRYREAAETEEWSARDPLLRVRRHLESVDWPESFFDDLDTEADDLGERLRAACRALPEPDLATLFDRVHVDPDPTLAAQREEYVAWRAGFDGSAA; encoded by the coding sequence TCCAGCTCCTGACCCCCGAGGGGATCAGGACCGACCACCCCGACCACGTGTTCGACGGCGACACCGCGGCCGTCGCGGCGCTGTACCGCGACCTCGTGCTGGTCCGCCGCGTCGACACCGAGGCCTACGCGCTGCAGCGGCACGGCGAGCTGGGTCTCTGGCCACCGTCCCTCGGTCAGGAGGCGTGCCAGGTCGGTTCGGCCCGCGCCCTGCGTCGCCAGGACTTCGCCTTCCCGACCTACCGCGACCATGGGGTCGCCTGGAGCCGGGGCGTCCCGCCCGAGAAGCTGCTGGGGCTCTACCGAGGCGTCTCGCTCGGCGGCTGGGACCCCGCCGACCACGGCTACGCCCTGCCGGCGATCATCATCGGCGCGCAGACGCTGCACGCTGCCGGGTACGCGATGGGCGTGACCTTCGACGGCGACGTCGGCACGGGCGATCCCGACCGTGACACCGCCGTCATCGCCTACCTGGGCGACGGCGCCACCAGCCAGGGAGACGTCAACGAGGCGCTGGACTGGGCCGCGGTGTTCGGCCTGCCGGTCGTCTTCCTCATCGAGAACAACCAGTACGCCATCAGCTCGCCGGTCGCGCGCCAGAGCGCCGTACCCCTGGCGCAGCGGGCCGAGGGCTTCGGGCTCCCGGGAGTGCGGGTCGACGGCAACGACGTGCTGGCCTGCCACGCGGTCACGTCCGCGGCGCTCACGCGGGCGCGCGACGGGGAGGGGGCGACCCTCATCGAGGCCGTCACCTACCGGATGGGCGCCCACACCACCTCCGACGACCCCGGCCGCTACCGCGAGGCCGCCGAGACGGAGGAGTGGTCGGCCCGTGATCCGCTGCTGCGGGTCCGGCGCCACCTGGAGTCGGTCGACTGGCCGGAGTCGTTCTTCGACGACCTCGACACTGAGGCCGACGACCTCGGCGAGCGCCTCCGGGCGGCCTGCCGCGCCCTGCCCGAGCCGGATCTCGCGACCCTGTTCGACCGGGTCCACGTCGACCCCGACCCGACCCTCGCGGCCCAGCGCGAGGAGTACGTCGCCTGGCGTGCGGGGTTCGACGGGAGCGCGGCATGA
- a CDS encoding alpha-ketoacid dehydrogenase subunit beta — MIAREKVSIAGALNAGLRAAMESDDRVLLIGEDIGRLGGVFRVTEGLQKDFGGQRVIDAPLAESAIVGTSVGLAMRGYRPVIEIQFDGFVYPAYDQIVNQVARLHFRSEGAVRMPIVIRIPYGGGIGAVEHHSDSPEAQFVLTAGLRVLAPATPHDAFWMVQQAIASDDPVVLMEPKRRYWETGPVGDTPDPMSASVVRRDGADLTLVTYGPMLRTCLDAADAAAEDGLDLGVVDLRSLSPLDLGPVVESVRRTGHAVVVHEAQRTLGLGAEVATRLTQECFYSLEAPVHRVTGYDLPYPPSRVEDDFLPDVDRILDTVDAVLAYGEAR; from the coding sequence ATGATCGCCCGCGAGAAGGTCAGCATCGCCGGGGCCCTCAACGCCGGCCTCCGGGCCGCGATGGAGTCCGACGACCGGGTGCTGCTGATCGGCGAGGACATCGGCCGGCTCGGCGGCGTCTTCCGCGTCACCGAGGGTCTGCAGAAGGACTTCGGCGGTCAGCGGGTGATCGACGCGCCGTTGGCGGAGTCCGCGATCGTCGGCACGTCCGTCGGCCTGGCGATGCGTGGCTACCGGCCGGTGATCGAGATCCAGTTCGACGGGTTCGTCTACCCGGCGTACGACCAGATCGTCAACCAGGTCGCACGGTTGCACTTCCGCAGCGAGGGCGCCGTGCGCATGCCGATCGTGATCCGGATCCCCTACGGCGGTGGCATCGGTGCCGTCGAGCACCACTCCGACAGTCCCGAGGCCCAGTTCGTCCTGACGGCCGGCCTGCGCGTGCTGGCCCCCGCGACCCCCCACGACGCCTTCTGGATGGTGCAGCAGGCGATCGCGTCGGACGACCCGGTGGTCCTGATGGAGCCCAAGCGCCGGTACTGGGAGACCGGCCCGGTCGGTGACACCCCCGACCCGATGTCGGCCTCCGTGGTCCGTCGGGACGGAGCCGACCTGACCCTCGTCACCTACGGACCGATGCTGCGCACCTGTCTGGACGCGGCGGACGCCGCGGCCGAGGACGGGCTGGACCTGGGGGTCGTCGACCTGCGGTCGTTGTCGCCCCTGGACCTCGGACCGGTGGTCGAGTCGGTGCGGCGGACCGGGCACGCGGTCGTGGTCCACGAGGCGCAGCGCACGCTCGGCCTCGGCGCGGAGGTCGCCACCCGCCTGACGCAGGAGTGCTTCTACTCCCTCGAGGCGCCGGTCCACCGGGTCACCGGCTACGACCTGCCGTACCCGCCGAGCCGGGTCGAGGACGACTTCCTGCCCGACGTCGACCGCATCCTCGACACCGTCGACGCGGTGCTGGCCTACGGGGAGGCGCGATGA